The following nucleotide sequence is from Phyllobacterium zundukense.
ATAGCTTATGCCCGACAACAAGCACGGTTTCGGGGATCGATCCGCGTGACGGAAAACCCTACGTCAACATGGTGTTTCTCGGACACACGTCCGGTGCTGCGGGCGCGCATTCGGACAGCTGGCTGACCGTATTGAACGTCGGGTGCGCCGGCATCTGCAATATTGACGGTGTCGAACTCTCGGAGGTTTTCCATCCTCTCGTCGTACGCGAAAGAAGGCTTCTGACGGACACCGAGGGCGCAGGTCGTTTCCGTGGAGCCCCAGCGATCCGGGTCGAATTCGGTCCAATCGGTGCTGACATGACGTTCATCTTCGCAAGTGACGGAACGGAAAACCCGCCACGAGGTGTTCGTGGCGGCGGTTCGGCCCATGGTGCGGGCCAGTTCGTTCGAGATCTGCAAGCTCAGATCACGCCAATTGACAAGGTCTCCAACATTACCTTGAAGGCCGGCGAAAACATGATCGGGATTGCCTGCGGTGGCGGCGGATATGGAAATCCCGTCGAGCGTGCTGTCGATCTCGTCCTAAAGGATGTGGCCGAGGGTTGGATTTCCCCCGAACGTGCGCGCGACGTTTACAAGGTGGCGATCATTGATAACGTGGTCGATATGCAAAAGACCAGCGAATATCGGAACATGTCCCACTAACGCCCACGAGTGCGATGTTGTCGGTCTCAATCGGCAACATCGCTGGAGGTTGAAATAGATGACAGCTGATAACATACGCAACGTCGGTGTAATAGGCGCCGGAAGCATGGGAGGCGCGTTGGCCGAAAGCCTACTTGCGGAGGGTTTCGGCGTTAGTGTCTGGAATAGAACGCCCGAAAAGCTAGTGCCGTTTGCCGCGTTAAACGCGTTCACCTCGACAGATTTAAATTCAGTCATTGAGCGCTCTGAATTGATTGTAGTCAGCATTTCGGATTACGCATCGACTGAAAAGTTGCTGTTCGCAGACGGGCCAAGGGAAGCTTTGCGTGGAAAAATCCTCGTTCAGCTAACAACCATTACTCGTAGCGAATCTGAAAAAATGGCTGCCTTATGCCAGCTGGATGACATCCTCTATCTGGATGGCGCCATCATGGGCTTGCCACAGCGCGTCAGGGATGGAGATTGCATTATCGCCTATTCGGGTCCGCGTGGCGTTTACGCTTACTGCGAGCAGGTCCTGCTCGCGCTCGGGAAGAAGCCCATGTTTATCTCGGAGAGCTACGGCGCAGCTCCCGACCTTGAGCTCGCAAGGTTCGCT
It contains:
- a CDS encoding NAD(P)-dependent oxidoreductase, coding for MTADNIRNVGVIGAGSMGGALAESLLAEGFGVSVWNRTPEKLVPFAALNAFTSTDLNSVIERSELIVVSISDYASTEKLLFADGPREALRGKILVQLTTITRSESEKMAALCQLDDILYLDGAIMGLPQRVRDGDCIIAYSGPRGVYAYCEQVLLALGKKPMFISESYGAAPDLELARFAYIYGSWLAYFQALAFCSAGGLPLDVIVEIIDNGEHIRNRTTKRYGDAIIQRDYTAPGATIDVHATAFKLVSEQANSLDMRTDLIQLLGGLFDEAKAKGYGQKQLPALFEIMVEGTRRA